The Mycolicibacterium boenickei genome has a segment encoding these proteins:
- a CDS encoding glutamine synthetase family protein, translating into MSQNPGMLARADLEQMVAAGEIDTVIVAFCDMQGRLTGKRVSGRLFVEEVAAHGAECCNYLLAVDVDMNTVGGYSMSSWDTGYGDMVMTADFTTLRLIPWLPGTALVMADLSWLDGRPVEQAPRSILNRQIDRLTERRLVPYVGTELEFMVFDNTFREAWAAGYRGLTPATDYNVDYAMMASTRMEPLLRDIRLGMEGAGLYCEGVKGECNLGQQEIAFRYDHARSTCDNHTIYKNGAKEIADQHGKSLTFMAKFDEREGNSCHIHISLRGEDGTPVFSDESGPNGMSPMFRSFIAGQLATLRELTLFYAPNVNSYKRFADGSFAPTAIAWGMDNRTCALRVVGHGSSMRVECRAPGGDVNQYLAVSALIAGGLYGIDHELELPDALPGNAYASAAQRLPTTLAEAAELFAKSEVARTAFGDDVVEHYLNNARIELAAFNSAVTDWERVRGFERL; encoded by the coding sequence ATGAGCCAGAACCCCGGCATGCTGGCACGAGCCGACCTGGAGCAAATGGTGGCGGCGGGTGAGATCGATACCGTGATCGTCGCCTTCTGCGACATGCAGGGCCGGCTCACGGGCAAGCGGGTTTCGGGCCGGTTGTTCGTCGAGGAGGTCGCCGCTCACGGCGCGGAGTGCTGCAACTACCTGCTCGCGGTCGACGTCGACATGAACACCGTCGGCGGCTATTCGATGTCGAGCTGGGACACCGGCTACGGGGACATGGTGATGACCGCCGACTTCACGACACTGCGGTTGATCCCGTGGCTGCCCGGCACGGCTCTGGTGATGGCAGATCTGTCGTGGCTGGACGGTCGACCCGTCGAGCAGGCGCCGCGCAGCATCCTCAACCGTCAGATCGACCGCCTGACCGAGCGGAGACTGGTCCCGTATGTCGGTACCGAGCTCGAATTCATGGTGTTCGACAACACGTTCCGTGAGGCCTGGGCCGCAGGTTACCGCGGTCTGACACCGGCCACCGACTACAACGTCGACTACGCCATGATGGCGTCCACCCGCATGGAGCCGTTGCTGCGCGACATCCGGCTCGGCATGGAGGGCGCCGGACTGTACTGCGAGGGCGTCAAGGGGGAGTGCAACCTGGGGCAGCAGGAGATCGCCTTCCGGTACGACCATGCCCGCAGCACGTGTGACAACCACACGATCTACAAGAACGGTGCCAAGGAGATCGCCGATCAGCACGGCAAGAGCCTGACGTTCATGGCGAAATTCGATGAACGCGAGGGCAATAGCTGTCATATCCACATATCGCTGCGTGGCGAGGACGGGACGCCGGTGTTCTCCGACGAGTCCGGTCCGAACGGGATGTCGCCGATGTTCCGCAGCTTCATCGCCGGCCAACTGGCGACGCTGCGCGAGCTGACGTTGTTCTACGCGCCGAATGTCAACTCCTACAAGAGGTTTGCCGACGGCAGTTTCGCGCCAACGGCCATCGCCTGGGGTATGGACAACCGGACCTGTGCGTTGCGCGTGGTGGGCCACGGATCGAGCATGCGGGTGGAATGCCGGGCGCCCGGAGGTGATGTCAACCAGTACCTGGCCGTGTCGGCGTTGATCGCCGGTGGTCTGTACGGCATTGATCACGAGCTGGAACTTCCCGACGCGCTGCCGGGCAACGCCTATGCCAGTGCGGCGCAACGGTTGCCCACCACGCTGGCCGAGGCTGCCGAGCTGTTCGCGAAGTCCGAGGTGGCGCGCACGGCGTTCGGGGACGACGTTGTCGAGCACTACCTCAACAATGCGCGGATCGAACTGGCGGCCTTCAATTCGGCGGTGACCGACTGGGAAAGGGTGCGCGGCTTTGAGCGGCTCTGA
- the mtr gene encoding mycothione reductase, with amino-acid sequence MEHYDLTIIGTGSGNSVLDERYAGKKVAICEQGTFGGTCLNVGCIPTKMFVYAADVADTIKASARYGIDSHIDKVRWPDIVARVFGRIDPIAAGGEDYRRNDPDITVYASHTRFGPKTADGRYTLRTEAGDEFSSDQVVIAAGSRAYVPPAIVDCGVTYYTSDDIMRIPELPEHLVIVGGGFVAAEFAHVFSALGVRVTIVVRGDCLLSHCDETICHEFSALAAEKWDLRRHENVIGSHHEGDQIVLELDDGKTLPADMLLVATGRIPNGDLLDAELAGVEVDEDGLVIVDEYQRTTARGIFALGDVSSDFQLKHVANHESRVVKENLLRDWDDTEAMVRSDHRFVPSAVFTEPQIAMVGLTEEQARDEGYDYVTKVQAYGDTAYGWAMEDTTGIAKLIGDRTTGKILGAHIMGYQASSIIQPLIQAMSFGQTAQEVARGQYWIHPALAEVIENALLGLSD; translated from the coding sequence ATGGAGCATTACGACCTGACCATCATCGGCACCGGCTCGGGCAACAGCGTTCTCGACGAGCGCTACGCCGGCAAGAAGGTCGCGATCTGCGAACAGGGCACGTTCGGCGGCACCTGCCTGAATGTCGGCTGCATCCCCACCAAGATGTTCGTCTACGCCGCCGATGTGGCGGACACGATCAAGGCCAGCGCCAGGTACGGCATCGATTCCCACATCGACAAGGTGCGCTGGCCCGACATCGTCGCGCGGGTGTTCGGCCGGATCGATCCGATCGCCGCAGGCGGCGAGGACTACCGCCGCAACGATCCGGACATCACGGTGTACGCCAGCCACACCCGGTTCGGGCCCAAGACCGCCGACGGTCGCTACACGCTGCGCACCGAGGCCGGTGACGAATTCAGCAGCGATCAGGTGGTGATCGCGGCCGGATCCCGCGCCTACGTCCCACCGGCGATCGTGGACTGCGGCGTGACGTATTACACCAGCGACGACATCATGCGAATCCCCGAACTGCCGGAGCACCTGGTGATCGTCGGCGGCGGGTTCGTCGCCGCCGAGTTCGCCCACGTGTTCTCCGCACTCGGCGTGCGAGTCACGATCGTGGTGCGCGGCGACTGCCTGCTCAGCCATTGCGACGAGACGATCTGCCACGAGTTCAGTGCGCTGGCCGCCGAGAAGTGGGATCTGCGTAGGCACGAGAACGTGATCGGCTCCCATCACGAGGGTGACCAGATCGTGCTGGAGCTCGACGACGGCAAGACGCTGCCCGCAGACATGCTGCTGGTGGCCACCGGCCGCATCCCCAACGGGGACCTGCTCGACGCCGAGCTCGCCGGGGTGGAGGTGGACGAAGACGGTCTGGTCATCGTCGACGAATACCAACGCACCACGGCGCGTGGCATTTTCGCACTCGGCGACGTGTCCTCCGACTTCCAGCTCAAGCATGTCGCCAACCACGAATCACGCGTGGTCAAGGAGAACCTGCTCCGCGATTGGGACGACACCGAGGCGATGGTGCGCAGCGATCACCGGTTCGTGCCGTCGGCGGTGTTCACCGAACCGCAGATCGCCATGGTCGGATTGACCGAGGAGCAGGCCCGCGACGAGGGCTACGACTACGTCACCAAGGTTCAGGCCTACGGCGACACCGCGTACGGCTGGGCGATGGAGGACACCACCGGCATCGCCAAGCTGATCGGCGACCGCACCACCGGCAAGATCCTGGGCGCCCACATCATGGGCTATCAGGCGTCCTCGATCATCCAGCCGCTGATCCAGGCGATGAGCTTCGGGCAGACCGCCCAGGAGGTTGCCCGGGGCCAATACTGGATTCACCCGGCGCTGGCCGAGGTGATCGAGAACGCCCTGCTGGGCCTGAGCGACTAG
- a CDS encoding ArsR/SmtB family transcription factor gives MDRHGKAGQVERATSALADVDTSGWAQRFDLLSDPHRLEILLGLHRAPGICVSDLATALGRSENAVSQALRVLRDQGWVTATRVGRTVNYRLDDDTVHDLLHWIGARHS, from the coding sequence GTGGACCGGCACGGTAAAGCCGGCCAGGTCGAGCGCGCGACGTCGGCCCTGGCCGACGTCGACACCTCAGGGTGGGCGCAGCGCTTCGACCTGCTGTCCGATCCGCATCGGCTGGAGATCCTGCTCGGTCTGCACCGGGCGCCGGGAATCTGTGTCAGCGATCTGGCCACCGCGCTGGGACGTTCGGAGAATGCGGTATCGCAGGCTTTGCGGGTGCTGCGGGACCAGGGATGGGTCACCGCGACCCGGGTGGGCCGCACCGTGAACTACCGGCTCGACGACGACACCGTGCACGACCTGCTGCACTGGATCGGCGCACGGCACAGCTGA
- a CDS encoding FadR/GntR family transcriptional regulator — protein MTAESDPQPAAEPAGALLRPVRLGNAFEDTVGRLLETIRLGVLGPGESLPPERELAARLGVSRDTVREAIKSLADAGYLVSKRGRYGGTFLAEELPRYTADGPSPTREEIDDALRLREILEVGAARMAAGRTLSAAERDGLWSRLADVRGAEPDDYRRLDSRLHLAIAEAAGSPSLVPLVAENRMRLNALLDQIPLLPRNIAHSDEQHEEIVMAILAGDSERAAAAMLAHVGGSSALLHGFLD, from the coding sequence ATGACAGCCGAATCGGACCCGCAACCCGCCGCAGAACCCGCCGGTGCGCTGCTGCGTCCGGTCCGGCTGGGCAACGCCTTCGAGGACACCGTCGGCAGGCTGCTGGAGACCATCCGGCTGGGGGTGTTGGGGCCAGGGGAGTCGTTGCCGCCCGAACGGGAACTGGCCGCGCGCCTCGGGGTCAGTCGTGACACGGTCAGGGAGGCGATCAAATCGCTGGCCGACGCCGGCTATCTGGTATCCAAGCGGGGGCGGTACGGCGGCACGTTCTTGGCCGAGGAGCTACCGCGATACACCGCCGACGGCCCGAGCCCGACCCGTGAGGAGATCGACGACGCATTGCGGTTGCGCGAGATCCTCGAGGTCGGCGCGGCGCGGATGGCGGCCGGGCGCACGCTGAGCGCGGCCGAGCGCGACGGGCTGTGGTCGCGGCTGGCCGATGTCCGCGGTGCCGAGCCCGACGACTACCGTCGGCTGGATTCGCGGCTCCACCTGGCAATCGCGGAAGCGGCGGGGTCCCCGTCACTGGTGCCACTGGTCGCCGAGAATCGGATGCGGCTCAACGCCCTGCTGGATCAGATTCCGCTGCTGCCGCGCAACATCGCGCATTCCGATGAACAGCACGAGGAGATCGTGATGGCGATCCTGGCCGGTGACAGCGAGCGGGCCGCCGCGGCCATGCTGGCCCACGTCGGGGGATCGTCGGCCTTGCTGCACGGCTTTCTGGATTAG
- a CDS encoding gamma-glutamyl-gamma-aminobutyrate hydrolase family protein: MTTYLQQAQTGVWDVQASFLPQVYFEGVTRAGGIALLLPPQPVDDDIAELVLDRIDGLVITGGPDVDPARYGQQSHPATNQPATARDAWEFALLEAALRRGIPVLGVCRGAQVLNTALGGTLHQHLPDVIGHTHHQKGNAQFGTSAVRTVPDTRLAGLIGETSDAQCYHHQAIDRLGDGLVVSARDTDGVIEAVELDPALPGDAFVLGVQWHPEETLDDLRLFAAVVEAARAYATERVS; this comes from the coding sequence ATGACCACCTATCTCCAGCAGGCGCAGACCGGAGTGTGGGATGTGCAGGCGAGTTTCCTGCCGCAGGTCTACTTCGAAGGCGTCACCCGGGCCGGTGGCATCGCCTTGCTGTTGCCGCCGCAGCCGGTGGACGACGACATCGCCGAGCTGGTCCTCGATCGCATCGACGGCCTGGTGATCACCGGCGGTCCCGACGTCGATCCGGCACGCTACGGACAGCAGTCGCACCCGGCCACCAACCAACCGGCCACCGCTCGCGACGCCTGGGAGTTCGCCCTGCTGGAAGCCGCACTGCGGCGGGGTATCCCGGTGCTGGGCGTGTGCCGGGGCGCCCAGGTGCTCAACACCGCCCTCGGCGGCACCCTGCACCAGCACCTGCCCGACGTGATCGGGCATACCCACCACCAGAAGGGCAATGCGCAGTTCGGTACGTCAGCGGTGCGCACCGTGCCTGACACCCGGCTGGCCGGTCTGATCGGCGAGACGTCCGACGCGCAGTGCTATCACCATCAGGCCATCGACCGGCTCGGTGACGGGCTGGTGGTCAGTGCCCGCGATACCGACGGGGTGATCGAGGCAGTCGAACTCGACCCCGCGTTGCCCGGCGATGCGTTCGTGCTGGGCGTGCAGTGGCACCCCGAAGAAACTCTCGACGACCTGCGGTTGTTCGCCGCTGTCGTCGAGGCGGCCAGAGCCTATGCGACAGAAAGGGTCTCATGA
- a CDS encoding alpha/beta hydrolase, whose amino-acid sequence MTSREPDWEPDVLPGFWQQTIEAGPDPDGEGDLVATLVRRGPAPDGNGHAVLALHGYTDYFFHTELADRFAERGFAFYALDLPKCGRSRRDGQTAHFTTDLARYDHELQRALEIIAADTGNATVCLYGHSAGGLIITLFADRLRRSGRLDTHHVGGLILNSPFFDLHGPAILRTAPTSAALIALARLRKLSVIRKPTEGGYGTTLHRDYGGEFDYNLDWKPLGGFPVTLGWINAIRRGQARLHRGLDVGVPNLILRSDRSVTETSDPAAMQRGDAVLDVRQIARWSGCVGNHSTVAPITDAKHDVFLSTADARAAAYRELDRWLDYYLNLQTRPSTTSSG is encoded by the coding sequence GTGACGTCACGGGAGCCCGACTGGGAGCCGGATGTATTGCCTGGGTTCTGGCAGCAGACCATCGAGGCAGGGCCTGATCCCGACGGCGAGGGCGACCTGGTCGCCACCCTCGTTCGCCGCGGCCCGGCGCCCGACGGGAACGGCCACGCGGTGCTGGCATTGCACGGCTACACCGACTATTTCTTCCACACCGAACTCGCGGACCGATTCGCCGAGCGCGGCTTCGCGTTCTACGCACTGGATCTGCCCAAGTGCGGGCGCTCCCGGCGCGACGGGCAGACCGCACATTTCACCACCGACCTGGCGCGCTACGACCACGAACTGCAGCGGGCTCTGGAGATCATCGCCGCCGACACCGGCAACGCCACGGTGTGCCTGTACGGGCACTCGGCGGGCGGGTTGATCATCACCTTGTTCGCCGACCGGCTGCGCCGAAGCGGAAGGCTCGACACCCATCACGTCGGCGGGCTGATCCTCAACAGTCCGTTCTTCGACCTGCACGGACCGGCGATCCTGCGTACCGCACCCACGTCGGCCGCCCTGATCGCGCTGGCCCGGCTGCGCAAGCTGTCGGTGATCCGCAAACCCACCGAAGGCGGGTACGGCACCACCCTGCACCGCGACTACGGCGGCGAGTTCGACTACAACCTCGACTGGAAACCGTTGGGAGGCTTCCCCGTCACCCTCGGGTGGATCAATGCGATCCGCCGCGGACAGGCCCGGCTACACCGCGGCCTGGACGTCGGTGTGCCGAACCTGATCCTGCGGTCGGACCGCAGTGTCACCGAAACATCCGATCCGGCCGCGATGCAGCGCGGTGACGCCGTGCTCGATGTCCGGCAGATCGCGCGGTGGTCCGGCTGCGTGGGTAACCACTCCACCGTCGCTCCGATCACCGACGCCAAGCACGACGTCTTCCTGTCGACGGCCGACGCCAGGGCCGCGGCCTACCGCGAGCTCGACCGCTGGCTGGACTACTACCTGAACCTGCAAACCCGGCCGAGCACAACATCTTCCGGATAG
- a CDS encoding amino acid permease, with protein sequence MPEGHEELAEHLSDDEQHLAKLGYVQELQRSWSGFSNFAISFSIISILAGCFTSFGLGWNNGGPAAIAWGWPIVSVFILIIGFCLAELVSAYPTSGGIYWWASKLGGPKAGFYTGWLNLIGLVAILASVSYGSATFLDLTLGTFSESWLAGYSLTRVFIMFLVILAASAVINIFSSHLLAVINNVSVWWHVAGATAVIAILWLLPDQHATVSDVFAKTINNSGIFSGSTSGWGFLLFVLPISAILTQYTITGYDASAHLSEETKSAANAAAKGIWQSIFYSAIGGWILLLSFLFAVQNSDEVSANGGAVATIFTQALGSKWAGVVLLIATAGQLFCTTACQTSASRMLFAFSRDRAVPGHQLWSKVSATRVPANAVIITAVIAAIITLPAIVPVKIPVNGVEVPSPVAFFAVVSIGVVGLYLCFAVPIYFRWKAGDSFEQGKWNVGNKYKWMAPVAIVEIIVTSIIAMFPTSLGGMPWDPSFQWKFVNYTPLLVGGVLVLLFIYWHVSVKHWFTGPIKQVDAAGAELPG encoded by the coding sequence ATGCCCGAGGGGCACGAAGAACTCGCCGAACACCTTTCCGACGACGAACAACATCTCGCCAAACTCGGTTACGTCCAGGAATTGCAGCGGTCCTGGTCGGGATTCTCCAACTTCGCCATCTCGTTCTCGATCATCTCGATCCTGGCGGGCTGCTTCACCTCGTTCGGGCTCGGCTGGAACAACGGCGGCCCCGCCGCCATCGCGTGGGGCTGGCCGATCGTCTCGGTCTTCATCCTGATCATCGGGTTCTGCCTGGCCGAGCTCGTCTCCGCCTACCCGACCTCGGGCGGGATCTACTGGTGGGCTTCAAAACTCGGCGGCCCCAAGGCCGGGTTCTACACCGGCTGGCTCAACCTGATCGGTCTGGTCGCGATCCTGGCGTCGGTGTCGTACGGCAGCGCGACATTCCTGGACCTGACGCTGGGGACGTTCAGTGAGTCCTGGCTCGCCGGATACAGCCTGACCCGGGTGTTCATCATGTTCCTGGTCATTCTGGCGGCCTCGGCCGTGATCAACATCTTCTCGTCACACCTGCTGGCCGTCATCAACAACGTCTCGGTGTGGTGGCATGTCGCTGGCGCCACCGCGGTGATCGCGATCCTGTGGCTGCTTCCGGACCAACACGCCACTGTCTCCGATGTTTTCGCCAAGACGATCAACAACTCCGGGATCTTCTCCGGCTCCACGTCCGGCTGGGGCTTCCTGCTGTTCGTGCTGCCCATCTCGGCCATCCTCACTCAGTACACGATCACCGGTTACGACGCGTCGGCGCATCTGTCCGAGGAGACCAAGAGCGCGGCCAACGCCGCCGCGAAGGGCATCTGGCAGTCGATCTTCTACTCGGCGATCGGTGGCTGGATCCTGTTGCTGTCGTTCCTGTTTGCGGTGCAGAACTCCGACGAGGTATCGGCCAACGGTGGAGCTGTGGCGACGATCTTCACCCAGGCACTGGGGTCGAAGTGGGCTGGTGTCGTACTGCTGATCGCCACCGCGGGGCAGCTGTTCTGCACCACCGCCTGCCAGACCAGCGCCTCGCGCATGCTGTTCGCGTTCAGCCGCGACCGCGCGGTCCCCGGCCACCAGTTGTGGTCGAAGGTCAGCGCCACCCGCGTGCCAGCCAATGCGGTGATCATCACCGCGGTGATCGCGGCGATCATCACGCTGCCCGCCATCGTGCCCGTGAAGATTCCGGTCAACGGTGTGGAAGTGCCCTCCCCGGTCGCGTTCTTTGCGGTCGTCTCGATCGGTGTGGTCGGGTTGTACCTGTGCTTCGCGGTGCCGATCTACTTCCGGTGGAAGGCCGGCGACTCCTTCGAGCAGGGCAAATGGAATGTCGGCAACAAGTACAAGTGGATGGCGCCGGTGGCCATCGTCGAGATCATCGTCACCTCGATCATCGCCATGTTCCCGACCTCGCTGGGCGGCATGCCGTGGGATCCGAGCTTCCAGTGGAAGTTCGTGAACTACACGCCGCTGCTGGTCGGCGGCGTGCTGGTGCTGCTGTTCATCTACTGGCACGTGTCGGTGAAGCACTGGTTCACCGGTCCGATCAAGCAGGTGGACGCGGCCGGCGCCGAGCTACCGGGCTGA
- a CDS encoding 3-oxoacyl-ACP reductase — MDLTQRLAGKVAVITGGASGIGLATGRRLRAEGATIVVGDIDPASGEAAAEELDGLFVAVDVSDQDAVDHLFDTAAATFGSVDIAFNNAGISPPEDDLIETTELPAWQRVQDINLKSVYLSCRAALRHMVPAGKGSIINTASFVAVMGSATSQISYTASKGGVLAMSRELGVQYARQGIRVNALCPGPVNTPLLQELFSKDPERAARRLVHIPLGRFAEPEELAAAVAFLASDDSSFITGSTFLVDGGISSAYVTPL, encoded by the coding sequence ATGGATCTGACCCAACGTCTGGCCGGCAAGGTCGCCGTGATCACCGGTGGCGCCAGCGGTATCGGCCTGGCCACCGGCAGGCGGTTGCGCGCCGAGGGCGCCACGATCGTGGTGGGCGATATCGACCCAGCCAGCGGAGAGGCCGCCGCCGAGGAACTCGACGGCCTGTTCGTCGCCGTCGACGTGTCCGACCAGGATGCCGTGGACCATCTCTTCGACACCGCCGCAGCCACTTTCGGTTCGGTCGACATCGCGTTCAACAACGCCGGGATCTCGCCGCCCGAAGACGATCTCATCGAGACCACCGAGCTCCCGGCCTGGCAGCGGGTGCAGGACATCAACCTGAAGTCGGTGTACCTGTCGTGCCGGGCGGCGCTGCGGCACATGGTGCCCGCGGGCAAGGGTTCGATCATCAACACCGCGTCGTTCGTCGCGGTGATGGGTTCGGCCACCTCCCAGATCTCCTACACCGCGTCCAAGGGCGGTGTGCTGGCGATGTCGCGCGAGCTCGGCGTGCAGTACGCGCGGCAGGGAATCCGGGTCAACGCGCTGTGCCCCGGCCCGGTCAACACGCCCCTCCTGCAGGAGTTGTTCTCCAAGGATCCCGAGCGCGCCGCGCGGCGGTTGGTCCACATACCACTGGGCCGGTTCGCCGAGCCCGAGGAGCTGGCCGCGGCGGTGGCTTTCCTGGCCAGTGACGACTCCTCGTTCATCACGGGCTCGACATTCCTGGTCGACGGCGGCATCAGCTCCGCCTACGTGACGCCGCTGTGA
- a CDS encoding aldehyde dehydrogenase family protein yields the protein MTSSQVVNPATEEVLTTVDLLDVAAVDDAVARAAAAQRAWARQAPAERAAALRAFATVVDAHIDELAALEVANSGHPIGQAEWEAGHVRDVLQFYSATPERLSGKQIPVAGGLDVTFNEPLGVVGVITPWNFPMTIAAWGFAPALAAGNAVVLKPAEWTPLTTIRLGELANESGLPAGLFQVLPGKGSVVGERFVTHPGVRKVVFTGSTEVGTRVMAGAAAQVKRVTLELGGKSANIVFDDCDLEKAAATAPYGVFDNAGQDCCARSRILVQRSVYDRFMELLEPAVKGVVVGDPTTRDTEMGPLVSRPHWESVSSYVPDGAPVAFRGSAPSGPGFWFPPTVLTPQRTDRTVTEEIFGPVVTVLPFDDEADAIALANDTPYGLSGSIWTDNLSRAMRVSRAVEAGNLSVNSHSSVRYNTPFGGFKQSGLGRELGPDAPLSFTETKNVFFAIEEL from the coding sequence ATGACATCCAGCCAGGTCGTCAACCCCGCCACCGAGGAGGTGCTGACCACCGTCGACCTCCTGGACGTGGCGGCCGTCGATGACGCGGTGGCACGCGCAGCGGCCGCGCAACGGGCCTGGGCCCGGCAGGCGCCGGCCGAGCGGGCCGCGGCGCTGCGGGCATTCGCCACCGTCGTCGATGCCCACATCGACGAGCTGGCCGCCCTGGAGGTGGCCAACTCCGGGCACCCGATCGGGCAGGCCGAATGGGAGGCCGGGCACGTTCGGGATGTGCTGCAGTTCTACTCGGCCACCCCGGAACGCTTGAGCGGCAAGCAGATCCCGGTGGCCGGTGGTCTGGATGTCACCTTCAACGAGCCGCTCGGCGTCGTCGGGGTCATCACCCCGTGGAACTTCCCGATGACCATCGCCGCATGGGGCTTCGCCCCGGCCCTGGCGGCCGGCAACGCGGTGGTGCTCAAGCCCGCCGAGTGGACCCCGCTGACCACGATCCGGCTCGGTGAGCTCGCCAACGAATCAGGTTTGCCTGCCGGGCTTTTTCAGGTACTGCCCGGCAAGGGGTCGGTGGTGGGGGAACGGTTCGTCACCCACCCCGGGGTGCGCAAGGTGGTGTTCACCGGATCCACCGAGGTGGGGACGCGGGTGATGGCCGGCGCGGCGGCCCAGGTCAAACGCGTCACCCTGGAGTTGGGTGGCAAGAGTGCGAACATAGTGTTCGACGACTGCGATCTGGAGAAAGCGGCGGCCACCGCACCATACGGCGTGTTCGACAATGCCGGGCAGGATTGCTGTGCCCGCAGCCGGATCCTGGTGCAGCGCAGCGTCTATGACCGGTTCATGGAGTTGCTGGAACCCGCGGTCAAGGGCGTCGTAGTGGGTGACCCCACGACGCGTGACACCGAGATGGGGCCATTGGTGTCCCGTCCGCACTGGGAGTCCGTGTCCTCCTACGTGCCCGACGGGGCCCCCGTGGCGTTCCGGGGTTCGGCCCCGAGCGGTCCCGGGTTCTGGTTCCCGCCAACGGTGTTGACGCCGCAGCGCACCGACCGGACAGTGACCGAGGAGATCTTCGGCCCGGTGGTGACCGTGCTTCCGTTCGACGACGAGGCCGATGCCATCGCGTTGGCCAACGACACGCCCTACGGTTTGTCGGGCTCGATCTGGACCGACAACCTCTCGCGAGCGATGCGGGTGTCGCGGGCAGTGGAAGCGGGCAACCTCAGCGTCAATTCACATTCGTCGGTGCGCTACAACACCCCGTTCGGTGGCTTCAAGCAGTCCGGGCTGGGACGTGAGTTGGGACCCGACGCACCGCTGTCCTTCACCGAGACCAAGAACGTCTTTTTCGCGATTGAGGAGCTGTAG
- the nicT gene encoding Nickel transporter NicT, with protein sequence MTIGASQATARSARLATRFDRADWTSIAAVTGFVLLLHVIGWGVLVFGVAPQHITLGSAGVFGVGLGVTAYLLGVRHAFDADHIAVIDNTTRKLVGEGTRSISAGFWFSLGHSSVVFGLALLLALGVRALAGPVQDEESAMLQTLGLVGSLVAGTFLILVGLTNLFAAVGIAKVFRAMRRGEYDEAELERQLDSRGFVARLLGRVMRRVNKPWHLYPVGFLMGLGFDTASQVALLVLAAGTAAFSLPWYAMLVLPVLFAAGMSLFDSLDGIFMARAYGWAFLQPVRKVYYNLTVTVLSVIVALGVGVIVLAGLLVERLGITTGPLALVGSADLEFVGFAIVGLFVVSWLVALAIWRFGRIEQRWAARA encoded by the coding sequence ATGACCATCGGCGCATCGCAGGCCACCGCCCGATCCGCCCGATTGGCCACCCGATTCGACCGTGCCGACTGGACGTCGATCGCCGCCGTCACCGGATTCGTCTTGCTGCTGCATGTCATCGGTTGGGGTGTACTGGTTTTCGGGGTGGCACCGCAACACATCACGCTGGGCTCGGCGGGCGTGTTCGGGGTCGGCCTCGGCGTCACCGCGTACCTGCTGGGTGTCCGCCACGCCTTCGATGCCGACCATATCGCCGTCATCGACAACACCACCCGAAAACTCGTCGGTGAGGGCACCCGGTCGATTTCGGCGGGTTTCTGGTTCTCCCTGGGCCATTCGAGCGTGGTGTTCGGGCTGGCCCTGCTGCTGGCACTGGGGGTCCGGGCGCTCGCGGGCCCGGTTCAGGACGAAGAGTCTGCGATGCTGCAGACCCTCGGGCTGGTCGGCTCGCTGGTGGCCGGAACGTTCCTGATCCTGGTCGGCCTGACGAATCTGTTCGCCGCGGTCGGGATCGCCAAGGTTTTCCGGGCCATGCGCCGTGGCGAGTACGACGAGGCCGAGCTCGAACGTCAGCTCGACAGCCGGGGTTTCGTGGCCCGCCTGTTGGGCCGGGTGATGCGACGGGTCAACAAGCCCTGGCACCTGTACCCGGTGGGGTTCCTGATGGGACTGGGCTTCGACACCGCCAGCCAGGTCGCGCTGCTGGTGCTGGCGGCGGGAACCGCAGCCTTCTCCCTGCCCTGGTACGCCATGCTGGTTCTGCCGGTGCTGTTCGCGGCGGGGATGAGCCTTTTCGACAGCCTGGACGGCATCTTCATGGCGCGGGCCTACGGCTGGGCCTTCCTGCAACCGGTCCGCAAGGTGTACTACAACCTGACCGTCACCGTGCTGTCGGTGATCGTGGCGCTGGGCGTCGGGGTGATCGTGCTGGCCGGTCTGCTGGTCGAGCGTCTCGGGATCACCACCGGGCCACTCGCCCTCGTCGGGTCGGCCGACCTGGAATTCGTCGGTTTCGCGATCGTCGGACTCTTCGTCGTGAGCTGGCTTGTGGCCCTGGCGATCTGGCGGTTCGGCCGGATCGAGCAGCGCTGGGCGGCCCGGGCCTAG